In Lutra lutra chromosome 6, mLutLut1.2, whole genome shotgun sequence, the following are encoded in one genomic region:
- the FAM217A gene encoding protein FAM217A isoform X2, translating to MSRLTQRAVVSPEHLPLPLCHSGCDKISWLPEGKVFSNVQREKIISRFLKESVLKRVFRSKQTRWEGSSRQKEDPGYTFPGTRKTCLIGIWIQKYLLLKIKISHLGRIVQQVNHLEIPIEQLVLDPNLSEHAHKRTQNSKQGIFQLWSYPFNEGSTMEKRDFKKSAVEPGFNVTNNPMKLFTLNHSLTTASVDKQVGSYPGLQVPSGLCWPYADGDFFKDRNEPYINLCSAVENNNGETLSAPNWNLKYGNSSMEENLTDESDLSESEKANDSLLSYFKKMDLNLKPEMIENVEESFTEEPSEVFPYPDFLPSPFNSLDLHKLALSKSENWKVTVEPPESSIERLITRLLEMERLQHTTIQKERPRLQTTFCAPAATERPFSSKAIPKMRQPKLSDSLSLQTTCVDKSREKRKSSSGSCKLEQNASKWNWSNVGNTHKWTSRPPPLKSSFTTKQLIATCDDIRNLKSSILNPCQELSAKPTSSQTTQSVKMVSTRCLPPRSPIPVSPIPLSFPENQREDDKAPRTKKKPYQKNIELNKPFYIQKLNCLSPSFVGKDKCSPIDQK from the exons ATGTCCAGATTAACACAG AGGGCTGTCGTGTCTCCCGaacaccttcccctccccctctgccacagCGGATGTGACAAGATCAGCTGGCTTCCAGAAGGCAAAGTGTTCAGTAATGTCCAAAGGGAAAAGATCATCTCCAGGTTTCTTAAAGAAAGCGTTCTAAAGAGAGTGTTCCGATCAAAGCAGACGAGGTGGGAGGGTTCCAGCCGCCAGAAGGAGGACCCAGGCTACACCTTTCCTGGCACCAGAAA AACTTGTCTCATCGGAATTTGGATTCAGAAGTACCTgctcctgaaaataaaaatctcccacCTGGGAAGGATAGTGCAGCAGGTG AACCATTTGGAAATTCCAATAGAGCAACTGGTGCTAGACCCAAATTTGTCAGAACATGCTCACAAAAGAACACAG AATAGTAAACAAGGGATATTTCAGTTGTGGAGTTATCCTTTTAACGAAGGAAGTACCATGGAGAAGAG agatttcaaGAAGTCTGCAGTGGAACCTGGCTTTAATGTAACCAATAACCCCATGAAGCTCTTCACACTGAACCACTCACTGACTACTGCTTCAGTAGATAAGCAAGTTGGTTCTTACCCTGGCCTACAGGTGCCATCGGGCCTCTGCTGGCCCTATGCTGATGGAGACTTTTTTAAGGACAGAAATGAGCCTTATATTAATTTATGTTCAGCTGTGGAAAACAATAATGGTGAAACTTTATCTGCCCCAAATTGGAATTTGAAATATGGAAACAGCAGTATGGAGGAAAACTTAACAGATGAAAGTGATTTATCAGAAAGTGAAAAAGCAAATGATAGTTTGCtcagctattttaaaaagatggatcTGAACTTAAAGCCAGAAATGATAGAAAACGTTGAGGAATCTTTCACAGAGGAACCAAGTGAAGTATTTCCATATCCtgattttctcccttctcctttcaaTAGTCTGGACTTGCACAAATTAGCCCTCTCAAAATCTGAAAATTGGAAAGTGACAGTGGAACCTCCAGAAAGCTCTATTGAACGTTTGATAACCCGTTTACTGGAAATGGAAAGATTACAACACACGACTATACAAAAAGAAAGGCCCAGACTACAAACTACCTTCTGTGCTCCAGCAGCTACTGAACGACCCTTTTCCTCCAAAGCTATCCCCAAAATGAGACAGCcaaaactttcagactctttgAGTCTTCAGACAACTTGTGTAGATAAAAGTCgcgaaaaaagaaaaagcagttctGGGTCTTGCAAACTTGAACAAAATGCTTCAAAATGGAATTGGAGCAATGTTGGCAATACACACAAATGGACTTCTAGACCACCACCTCTAAAAAGTTCATTCACCACCAAACAGTTGATTGCAACTTGTGATGACATTAGGAATCTCAAAAGCTCCATTTTAAACCCATGCCAAGAACTCTCAGCCAAGCCCACTAGTTCCCAAACAACTCAATCGGTTAAAATGGTCTCAACAAGATGTCTGCCACCAAGGTCTCCAATACCAGTTTCGCCTATACCTCTGTCTTTTCCCGAAAATCAGAGAGAAGACGATAAGGCACCAAGGACCAAAAAGAAACCTTATCAGAAAAACATAGAATTGAACAAACCATTCTATATTCAGAAGTTAAACTGTTTATCGCCTTCCTTTGTAGGTAAGGACAAGTGTTCACCCATTGATCAAAAGTAA
- the FAM217A gene encoding protein FAM217A isoform X1: protein MSRLTQRAVVSPEHLPLPLCHSGCDKISWLPEGKVFSNVQREKIISRFLKESVLKRVFRSKQTRWEGSSRQKEDPGYTFPGTRKKAESEGAPVKPFAPYAEVPGPRDGSALGDDAEDDTWACGAVGILRKQRSKMGRRNGENSGTNSCATNISHENLSHRNLDSEVPAPENKNLPPGKDSAAGGKINKNHLEIPIEQLVLDPNLSEHAHKRTQNSKQGIFQLWSYPFNEGSTMEKRDFKKSAVEPGFNVTNNPMKLFTLNHSLTTASVDKQVGSYPGLQVPSGLCWPYADGDFFKDRNEPYINLCSAVENNNGETLSAPNWNLKYGNSSMEENLTDESDLSESEKANDSLLSYFKKMDLNLKPEMIENVEESFTEEPSEVFPYPDFLPSPFNSLDLHKLALSKSENWKVTVEPPESSIERLITRLLEMERLQHTTIQKERPRLQTTFCAPAATERPFSSKAIPKMRQPKLSDSLSLQTTCVDKSREKRKSSSGSCKLEQNASKWNWSNVGNTHKWTSRPPPLKSSFTTKQLIATCDDIRNLKSSILNPCQELSAKPTSSQTTQSVKMVSTRCLPPRSPIPVSPIPLSFPENQREDDKAPRTKKKPYQKNIELNKPFYIQKLNCLSPSFVGKDKCSPIDQK from the exons ATGTCCAGATTAACACAG AGGGCTGTCGTGTCTCCCGaacaccttcccctccccctctgccacagCGGATGTGACAAGATCAGCTGGCTTCCAGAAGGCAAAGTGTTCAGTAATGTCCAAAGGGAAAAGATCATCTCCAGGTTTCTTAAAGAAAGCGTTCTAAAGAGAGTGTTCCGATCAAAGCAGACGAGGTGGGAGGGTTCCAGCCGCCAGAAGGAGGACCCAGGCTACACCTTTCCTGGCACCAGAAA GAAGGCCGAGTCCGAGGGGGCGCCCGTCAAGCCGTTCGCCCCGTACGCGGAGGTGCCCGGGCCTCGGGACGGCAGCGCCCTCGGAGACGACGCCGAGGACGACACGTGGGCCTGCGGCGCGGTGGG GATTTTAAGGAAACAGAGGAGcaaaatggggagaagaaatgGTGAGAACAGTGGTACCAACTCGTGTGCAACCAACATCTCCCATGAG AACTTGTCTCATCGGAATTTGGATTCAGAAGTACCTgctcctgaaaataaaaatctcccacCTGGGAAGGATAGTGCAGCAGGTG GCAAAATTAACAAG AACCATTTGGAAATTCCAATAGAGCAACTGGTGCTAGACCCAAATTTGTCAGAACATGCTCACAAAAGAACACAG AATAGTAAACAAGGGATATTTCAGTTGTGGAGTTATCCTTTTAACGAAGGAAGTACCATGGAGAAGAG agatttcaaGAAGTCTGCAGTGGAACCTGGCTTTAATGTAACCAATAACCCCATGAAGCTCTTCACACTGAACCACTCACTGACTACTGCTTCAGTAGATAAGCAAGTTGGTTCTTACCCTGGCCTACAGGTGCCATCGGGCCTCTGCTGGCCCTATGCTGATGGAGACTTTTTTAAGGACAGAAATGAGCCTTATATTAATTTATGTTCAGCTGTGGAAAACAATAATGGTGAAACTTTATCTGCCCCAAATTGGAATTTGAAATATGGAAACAGCAGTATGGAGGAAAACTTAACAGATGAAAGTGATTTATCAGAAAGTGAAAAAGCAAATGATAGTTTGCtcagctattttaaaaagatggatcTGAACTTAAAGCCAGAAATGATAGAAAACGTTGAGGAATCTTTCACAGAGGAACCAAGTGAAGTATTTCCATATCCtgattttctcccttctcctttcaaTAGTCTGGACTTGCACAAATTAGCCCTCTCAAAATCTGAAAATTGGAAAGTGACAGTGGAACCTCCAGAAAGCTCTATTGAACGTTTGATAACCCGTTTACTGGAAATGGAAAGATTACAACACACGACTATACAAAAAGAAAGGCCCAGACTACAAACTACCTTCTGTGCTCCAGCAGCTACTGAACGACCCTTTTCCTCCAAAGCTATCCCCAAAATGAGACAGCcaaaactttcagactctttgAGTCTTCAGACAACTTGTGTAGATAAAAGTCgcgaaaaaagaaaaagcagttctGGGTCTTGCAAACTTGAACAAAATGCTTCAAAATGGAATTGGAGCAATGTTGGCAATACACACAAATGGACTTCTAGACCACCACCTCTAAAAAGTTCATTCACCACCAAACAGTTGATTGCAACTTGTGATGACATTAGGAATCTCAAAAGCTCCATTTTAAACCCATGCCAAGAACTCTCAGCCAAGCCCACTAGTTCCCAAACAACTCAATCGGTTAAAATGGTCTCAACAAGATGTCTGCCACCAAGGTCTCCAATACCAGTTTCGCCTATACCTCTGTCTTTTCCCGAAAATCAGAGAGAAGACGATAAGGCACCAAGGACCAAAAAGAAACCTTATCAGAAAAACATAGAATTGAACAAACCATTCTATATTCAGAAGTTAAACTGTTTATCGCCTTCCTTTGTAGGTAAGGACAAGTGTTCACCCATTGATCAAAAGTAA